A genomic segment from Clostridium pasteurianum BC1 encodes:
- the plsX gene encoding phosphate acyltransferase PlsX produces the protein MIIAIDGMGGDNAPNAVVEACTEAVNEFGVNIIITGNEQVIKRELEKYNYDKNKIDIVNASEVITPDEHPVMAIKKKKDSSLYKALNLVKEGKAQSIISAGSTGALMAGATFVIGRIKGIDRIALAPIMPGKNSTFMVVDAGANVDCKPQYLLQFAFMGKIYFENILKINNPSIGLINIGIEEEKGNDLTKKVYKLLKEADFNFVGNIEPRDISSGDTNILVCDGFVGNTVLKMYEGVASNIFNMLKTEIMSSTRSKIGGIFLKPVFKNFKKKFDYTEYGGSSFLGTKAVVIKAHGSSNVKAFKNAIRQAKICYEGEFIGKISSELGKINELISKSKSEII, from the coding sequence ATGATTATAGCAATAGATGGAATGGGTGGAGATAATGCACCTAATGCTGTAGTAGAGGCCTGTACAGAAGCGGTTAATGAATTTGGAGTAAACATAATTATAACAGGTAATGAACAAGTCATAAAAAGAGAATTGGAAAAATATAATTATGATAAAAATAAAATAGACATAGTGAATGCAAGTGAGGTTATAACTCCAGATGAACATCCAGTAATGGCTATCAAGAAGAAAAAGGATTCTAGCCTTTACAAAGCTTTAAATTTAGTCAAAGAGGGAAAAGCGCAAAGTATTATTTCAGCGGGTAGTACAGGTGCACTTATGGCAGGAGCTACTTTTGTAATTGGAAGAATAAAAGGTATAGATAGAATTGCACTTGCACCAATTATGCCTGGTAAGAACTCAACTTTTATGGTGGTAGATGCAGGGGCCAATGTGGATTGTAAACCTCAATACCTATTACAGTTTGCCTTTATGGGAAAAATATATTTTGAAAATATTTTGAAAATAAATAATCCCAGTATTGGACTTATAAATATAGGTATAGAAGAAGAAAAAGGAAATGACCTTACAAAAAAAGTTTATAAGCTTTTAAAGGAAGCAGACTTTAATTTTGTAGGGAATATAGAACCAAGAGATATTTCCAGTGGTGACACGAATATATTAGTTTGTGATGGATTTGTTGGAAATACCGTATTAAAAATGTATGAAGGAGTGGCTTCTAATATCTTTAATATGCTGAAAACAGAAATAATGTCATCTACAAGATCTAAAATAGGTGGTATTTTTTTAAAACCTGTATTTAAAAATTTTAAAAAGAAATTTGATTACACAGAATACGGTGGGTCTTCATTTTTAGGTACAAAAGCTGTAGTTATAAAGGCACATGGTAGTTCTAATGTAAAGGCTTTTAAAAATGCTATAAGGCAGGCTAAAATTTGTTATGAAGGTGAATTTATAGGTAAAATATCTAGTGAACTTGGAAAAATAAATGAGTTAATTAGTAAATCTAAATCTGAAATAATTTAA
- the recG gene encoding ATP-dependent DNA helicase RecG, whose protein sequence is MNVYNDIDCIKGVGPKIKIVLNKCGIFSVLDLLLYFPRDYENVPYIKNINDADKGKKIIVNCRFLKNEGSFRSKNGKIISKLIFTDGFNIFRGIWFNMPYINKSFIIDNQYILMGKLNKIKGEITLEVPQIIKDENIQLGKLIPIYSLRENLQSSYFIRMLSGILSQINIEENLPDWVIEKYSFYSLDKAIRCIHNPKNFIELNEAKKRLKFQELFTYSLKVLILRDYINKGKKGVTFKISPELNELKNKLPYSLTKAQSKVIREILIDEKKPLAMNRLVQGDVGSGKTIIALIAMFNVIKNGYQAVLLAPTEILSKQHYIEAEKLLSQFNINIELLTGSITEKNKIRIKNDLKEGKIHMIIGTHALLEDNVEFENLGMVVTDEQHRFGVMQRSKIFNKGNNIDVLVMTATPIPRTLGLYLYGDLDVSSIDELPPGRQKVDTYYTDKKNSEKVYGFAIKELEKKRQIYVVCPLVEENEKLDLSSVNSLMEELKKKHFENFVVEMIYGKMPAKDKEDIMTRFNKGKIDVLISTTVIEVGVNVPNASMIIIENAERFGLSQLHQLRGRVGRGENKSYCFLIADIKSKRVKQRMDILKNSNDGFYIAEEDFKIRGSGEIFGFRQHGEDNLILSNLIEDSHILKEANKEAKILIKSNAKRDIFIKEHILNKLELTSKYICFN, encoded by the coding sequence ATGAATGTATATAATGATATAGATTGTATAAAGGGTGTTGGTCCTAAAATTAAAATTGTACTGAACAAATGTGGTATTTTTTCTGTGTTGGATTTACTCCTATACTTTCCAAGGGACTATGAAAATGTACCCTACATAAAAAATATAAATGATGCTGATAAGGGAAAGAAGATAATAGTCAATTGCAGATTTTTAAAAAATGAAGGTAGTTTTAGAAGTAAAAATGGTAAAATAATTTCAAAACTCATATTTACAGACGGCTTTAATATTTTTAGAGGCATCTGGTTTAATATGCCATATATTAACAAAAGCTTTATAATAGATAATCAGTATATATTAATGGGAAAATTAAATAAGATTAAGGGAGAAATAACCTTAGAAGTCCCTCAGATTATTAAAGATGAAAATATTCAATTGGGAAAACTTATTCCAATTTACTCCTTGAGAGAAAATTTACAGAGTTCATATTTTATAAGGATGCTATCTGGGATATTATCACAGATTAATATTGAAGAGAATCTACCAGATTGGGTTATAGAAAAATATAGTTTTTATTCTCTAGACAAAGCTATAAGATGTATTCATAATCCAAAAAACTTTATTGAATTAAATGAGGCAAAAAAGAGACTTAAATTTCAAGAACTATTTACCTATTCTTTAAAGGTATTAATTCTAAGAGATTATATAAATAAAGGTAAAAAAGGTGTAACTTTTAAAATTTCACCAGAACTTAATGAATTAAAAAATAAATTGCCATATTCTCTTACAAAGGCTCAAAGTAAAGTTATAAGGGAAATTTTAATAGATGAAAAAAAACCTTTAGCTATGAATAGATTAGTGCAGGGAGATGTAGGCTCTGGTAAGACTATCATAGCATTAATTGCTATGTTTAATGTAATTAAGAATGGGTACCAGGCAGTTTTGCTGGCGCCTACAGAAATACTTTCAAAACAGCACTATATTGAAGCGGAAAAGCTTTTATCACAATTTAATATAAATATAGAATTATTAACAGGCAGTATCACTGAAAAAAATAAAATCAGAATTAAAAATGATTTAAAAGAAGGAAAAATCCACATGATAATAGGAACTCATGCACTTTTGGAGGATAATGTAGAATTTGAAAATCTTGGAATGGTGGTAACAGATGAGCAGCATAGATTTGGTGTAATGCAAAGAAGTAAAATATTTAATAAAGGAAATAATATAGATGTGTTAGTAATGACTGCCACACCTATACCTAGAACTTTGGGATTATATTTGTATGGAGATTTAGACGTCTCTAGTATTGATGAACTTCCTCCTGGAAGGCAAAAAGTGGATACCTATTATACAGATAAAAAGAATAGTGAAAAAGTATATGGATTTGCTATTAAGGAATTGGAGAAAAAAAGGCAAATATATGTAGTTTGCCCACTGGTGGAGGAAAATGAAAAACTGGACTTAAGTTCAGTGAATAGCCTAATGGAAGAACTTAAGAAAAAACACTTTGAAAATTTTGTAGTTGAAATGATTTATGGGAAAATGCCTGCAAAAGATAAGGAAGATATAATGACTAGGTTTAATAAAGGTAAGATTGATGTTTTGATATCCACAACGGTTATTGAAGTGGGTGTAAATGTCCCCAATGCTAGTATGATTATTATCGAAAATGCAGAACGTTTTGGACTTTCACAGCTGCATCAATTGAGGGGAAGAGTTGGAAGAGGAGAAAATAAGTCTTATTGTTTTTTAATTGCAGATATTAAAAGTAAAAGGGTAAAGCAAAGGATGGATATACTTAAAAATAGCAATGATGGATTTTACATAGCAGAGGAAGATTTTAAAATTAGAGGAAGTGGTGAAATATTTGGCTTTAGGCAACATGGGGAAGATAATCTTATATTATCTAACCTAATAGAGGATTCTCATATATTAAAAGAAGCTAATAAGGAAGCCAAAATTTTAATTAAAAGCAATGCCAAAAGAGATATATTTATTAAAGAACACATTTTAAATAAACTGGAACTTACTTCAAAATATATATGTTTTAACTGA
- a CDS encoding acetate kinase: MKVLVINCGSSSLKYQLIDMQGEKVLAKGLVERIGIEGSILTQKVNGEKYIIEQPMNDHKEAIKLVLDALVDNEHGVIKDMSEISAVGHRVVHGGEKYANSVLIDENVMESIKECIKLAPLHNTPNIIGINACKDLMPNTPMVAVFDTAFHQTLPNYAYMYPLPYDLYTKYGIRKYGFHGTSHKYVSKATAEFLNKDIKALKIITCHLGNGASLAAVEGGKSVDTSMGFTPLAGVAMGTRSGDIDPAIVTFLVKELNLTSDEVNNLLNKKSGIYGIYGKSSDMRDIKKAGLKENDERAILALNVFHYKVKQFIGSYAASMNGVDAVVFTGGIGENSPENREGICENMDFLGIKIDKKKNEETIGNDADISAADSKVKVLVIPTNEELMIARDTKDIAAK; this comes from the coding sequence ATGAAGGTTTTAGTAATCAACTGTGGAAGTTCATCTTTAAAATATCAATTAATAGATATGCAGGGTGAAAAAGTATTGGCAAAGGGATTAGTGGAAAGAATAGGTATAGAGGGCTCTATACTTACACAAAAGGTAAATGGCGAAAAATATATAATTGAACAGCCAATGAATGATCATAAAGAGGCAATAAAATTAGTACTAGATGCACTGGTAGACAATGAACATGGAGTAATAAAGGATATGTCCGAAATATCAGCTGTAGGACATAGAGTTGTACATGGCGGTGAAAAATATGCAAACTCCGTACTTATTGATGAAAATGTAATGGAATCAATTAAAGAGTGTATAAAATTAGCACCATTACATAATACACCTAATATCATTGGTATAAATGCATGTAAAGATTTAATGCCAAATACTCCAATGGTAGCTGTGTTCGATACGGCTTTCCATCAAACATTACCAAATTATGCATATATGTATCCGCTGCCATATGATCTATATACTAAATATGGTATTAGAAAATATGGTTTTCATGGAACATCACATAAATATGTTTCAAAAGCTACAGCTGAATTTTTGAACAAGGATATAAAAGCTCTTAAGATAATTACATGTCATCTTGGTAATGGAGCAAGTTTAGCTGCTGTAGAAGGCGGAAAATCTGTAGATACAAGTATGGGATTTACTCCACTTGCAGGAGTGGCAATGGGAACAAGAAGTGGTGATATTGATCCTGCAATAGTAACATTTTTAGTAAAAGAATTGAATTTAACAAGTGATGAAGTGAATAATTTGTTAAATAAGAAATCTGGTATTTATGGAATTTACGGTAAAAGCAGTGATATGAGAGATATAAAGAAAGCCGGTTTAAAGGAAAATGACGAAAGAGCAATCCTGGCTTTAAATGTTTTTCACTATAAAGTAAAACAATTCATAGGTTCTTATGCGGCATCTATGAATGGAGTGGATGCTGTAGTATTTACTGGTGGTATTGGCGAAAATTCACCTGAAAATAGAGAAGGAATATGTGAAAATATGGATTTCTTAGGTATTAAAATTGATAAGAAAAAGAATGAAGAAACTATAGGCAATGATGCGGATATAAGTGCTGCAGACTCAAAGGTAAAAGTTTTAGTTATTCCTACTAATGAGGAACTTATGATTGCTAGAGATACAAAAGATATTGCAGCTAAATAG
- the ylbJ gene encoding sporulation integral membrane protein YlbJ: MNIIFYIIIILVFFTTFILIHSYTKNEIISIFTTILCSFIIFSIIINPANCINNAINGAKLFAYKVFPTMFPFTMLLNIIIAYDGIYIYSKVFGKLLCKPLRLPSKCSIVLIISFLCGYPMGSQYCCELLEKKDIDFNIASRLINIATNCSPLFLVGTIGESMLGSSHYGYILLISSYISCFIMGLLIPGNTAFKEAKTIDKHVFKKQNIGNVLKNSVENSITSSLLVLGFITIFSVLLGIIKNTAVFSAVNQNTILGSLLLGSIEMTNGCNLVSTSSLNIELKLMLFSFFTSFGGLCVIAQTYAYTNQYNFPLFKYIYRKIFQGILASFTTLILFKISNYGIFTINQSTHVPFTSSNILIPLLVLIAVFPFIVYKSIKFIESF, encoded by the coding sequence TTGAATATTATTTTTTATATAATTATTATACTAGTATTTTTTACAACCTTTATTCTAATACACAGCTATACCAAAAATGAAATCATTAGTATATTCACTACTATATTATGCTCTTTCATTATATTTTCTATTATAATAAATCCGGCAAATTGCATTAACAATGCAATCAATGGGGCCAAGCTCTTTGCTTACAAAGTATTTCCAACCATGTTTCCATTTACAATGCTGCTAAATATAATTATAGCTTATGATGGAATTTATATTTATTCAAAAGTCTTTGGTAAGTTGTTATGTAAACCACTAAGGCTTCCAAGCAAATGCAGTATTGTACTGATAATAAGTTTCTTATGCGGATATCCTATGGGCTCTCAGTATTGCTGTGAACTCTTAGAAAAAAAGGATATAGATTTTAATATAGCTTCAAGACTTATTAATATAGCTACAAACTGCAGTCCTTTATTTTTAGTTGGAACTATAGGTGAAAGCATGTTAGGTTCCTCCCACTACGGTTATATTTTATTAATTTCAAGTTATATTTCTTGTTTTATTATGGGTTTACTTATACCTGGTAATACCGCTTTTAAAGAAGCTAAAACTATTGATAAGCATGTTTTTAAAAAGCAAAATATAGGAAATGTACTTAAAAATAGCGTAGAAAATTCTATAACTTCTTCCCTTTTAGTTTTAGGCTTCATAACAATTTTTTCTGTATTACTTGGTATAATAAAAAATACTGCAGTATTTTCTGCAGTAAATCAAAATACAATATTAGGTTCACTTTTACTTGGTTCTATTGAAATGACAAATGGATGTAATTTAGTTTCCACTTCATCCTTAAATATCGAATTAAAATTAATGCTATTTAGCTTCTTTACTTCCTTTGGTGGATTATGTGTTATAGCACAGACTTATGCCTATACAAACCAATATAATTTCCCACTATTCAAATACATATATAGAAAAATATTTCAAGGAATACTTGCTTCCTTCACTACTTTAATTCTATTTAAAATTAGCAATTACGGGATATTTACAATAAATCAAAGTACCCATGTTCCATTTACAAGTTCCAATATTTTAATACCTTTACTAGTTTTAATAGCAGTATTTCCATTTATAGTATATAAAAGTATAAAATTTATTGAATCTTTTTAA
- the rpmF gene encoding 50S ribosomal protein L32, whose product MGNPARKFSKGRRDSRRAQTFKLSAPGIVECPNCHEMKLAHRVCKNCGHYKDKEVVAVAK is encoded by the coding sequence GTGGGAAATCCAGCAAGAAAGTTTTCAAAAGGTAGAAGAGATTCAAGAAGAGCACAAACTTTTAAATTAAGTGCACCAGGCATAGTTGAGTGCCCAAATTGTCACGAGATGAAACTTGCACACAGAGTTTGCAAAAACTGTGGGCATTACAAAGATAAAGAAGTTGTTGCAGTAGCAAAATAG
- the coaD gene encoding pantetheine-phosphate adenylyltransferase → MKVAVYPGSFDPITNGHLDIIKRAANVFDEVIVVVLLNPQKKGLFSVEERLELIKRVLKFNQNIKIECYNGLLVDFMKEKGAKVIIKGLRAMSDFEYEFQMALMNNKLDPDVETVFMMTRAEYSYLSSSSVKQVAVFGGCIKGLVPDEIISDILKKSQSSK, encoded by the coding sequence ATGAAGGTAGCTGTCTACCCGGGAAGTTTTGATCCCATAACCAATGGACATCTAGATATAATTAAAAGAGCAGCAAATGTATTTGATGAAGTTATAGTAGTAGTTCTTTTAAATCCACAAAAAAAAGGCTTATTTTCTGTGGAGGAAAGATTAGAACTTATAAAAAGAGTTTTAAAATTTAACCAAAATATAAAAATTGAATGTTACAATGGATTACTTGTGGATTTTATGAAAGAAAAAGGAGCAAAAGTTATAATAAAGGGACTTAGGGCTATGTCTGATTTTGAATATGAATTTCAAATGGCTCTGATGAATAACAAATTAGATCCTGATGTAGAAACAGTGTTTATGATGACAAGAGCTGAATATTCCTATTTAAGCTCTTCATCGGTGAAACAAGTTGCTGTGTTTGGCGGGTGTATTAAAGGATTAGTTCCAGATGAAATTATATCAGATATACTAAAGAAATCCCAAAGTTCTAAATAA
- the acpP gene encoding acyl carrier protein, with the protein MFEKVKDIIAEQLGLDASEITLQSSFVDDLGADSLDIVELIMALEEEFDIEFPDEDAEKVATVGDVVEYIKAHTEE; encoded by the coding sequence ATGTTTGAAAAGGTTAAAGATATTATAGCTGAACAGTTAGGTTTAGATGCTAGTGAAATAACGTTACAATCTTCATTTGTCGATGATTTAGGTGCTGATTCACTTGATATAGTTGAATTAATAATGGCTTTGGAAGAGGAATTTGATATAGAATTTCCTGATGAAGATGCTGAAAAGGTAGCAACTGTCGGAGATGTGGTAGAATACATAAAAGCACATACCGAGGAATAG
- a CDS encoding YceD family protein, translating into MMINISDLIDKKATKKDIDVVLDLKEFSDDYETYQVLEPIRVKATLVRPGDIISLDGFICGEIQLTCSRCLENFSYKLQLELQEKLTNDPENKDDELIFINNDKLDLIEIVENNIIMSLPIQRLCKENCKGLCQVCGTNLNNSTCNCENSDIDPRLAELKDLFSNN; encoded by the coding sequence ATGATGATAAATATTTCTGATTTAATTGATAAAAAAGCAACTAAAAAAGATATTGATGTAGTATTGGATTTAAAAGAATTTAGTGATGATTACGAGACCTATCAGGTATTGGAGCCTATAAGAGTTAAGGCAACTTTGGTGAGACCAGGTGATATAATTTCTCTTGATGGATTTATCTGTGGGGAAATTCAGCTTACATGTTCTAGATGTCTCGAAAATTTTAGCTATAAATTACAGCTTGAATTACAGGAAAAGCTAACTAATGATCCTGAAAATAAGGATGATGAACTCATCTTTATAAATAATGATAAATTAGATTTGATAGAAATTGTTGAAAACAATATTATAATGTCACTTCCTATACAAAGGTTGTGTAAAGAGAATTGTAAGGGTTTATGTCAAGTTTGTGGTACAAATCTGAATAATAGCACTTGTAATTGTGAAAATTCAGATATAGATCCAAGACTAGCTGAGCTTAAAGATTTGTTTTCAAACAACTAA
- the rnc gene encoding ribonuclease III, which yields MIMEDIEKLEQVLKVKFKNKELLRTAITHSSYANQKNIKYNERLEFLGDSVLQIIISEYLFLNYKDKTEGELSKKRALIVCENSLFKIATGWQLGEYIFMSKGEEITGGRTRVSILADCVEAIIAAIYLDKGFEFAKEFVLTNFYKTIEMAMRNQIILDYKTKLQEVLQKDGDVDIKYDLLKFEGPPHRRKFYISVIFNGVLKGEGTGFSKKEAEQDAAQTALKAIGEIYG from the coding sequence ATGATTATGGAAGATATTGAAAAACTAGAACAAGTACTAAAAGTTAAATTTAAAAATAAAGAATTATTGAGAACTGCCATTACTCACAGTTCTTATGCGAATCAAAAAAATATAAAATATAATGAAAGATTAGAGTTTTTAGGAGATTCCGTACTACAAATTATTATTTCTGAATATTTATTTTTAAATTATAAAGATAAAACAGAAGGAGAGCTTTCTAAAAAAAGAGCTTTAATTGTATGTGAGAATTCACTGTTTAAGATTGCAACAGGTTGGCAGCTTGGAGAATATATATTTATGAGTAAGGGAGAGGAAATTACAGGGGGAAGGACAAGAGTATCTATACTTGCAGATTGCGTTGAGGCAATTATTGCAGCCATATATTTGGATAAAGGTTTTGAGTTTGCAAAGGAATTTGTATTGACAAATTTCTATAAAACTATTGAGATGGCTATGAGAAACCAAATAATTTTAGATTATAAAACTAAGCTTCAAGAAGTACTGCAAAAAGATGGTGATGTGGATATAAAATATGATCTACTGAAATTTGAAGGTCCTCCTCATAGAAGAAAATTTTATATTTCTGTTATTTTTAATGGAGTATTAAAAGGAGAAGGTACAGGTTTTAGTAAAAAAGAAGCTGAACAGGATGCTGCACAAACTGCATTAAAAGCTATAGGAGAAATATATGGATAG
- the rsmD gene encoding 16S rRNA (guanine(966)-N(2))-methyltransferase RsmD, translated as MRIIAGLAKGRKLLSPEGMETRPTLDRIKESMFSIIQNDVPYAVVLDVFAGTGSLGLEAASRGAKQCYLVDKSPITFPILEKNVETLKFENICKCLNMDSYKALYKLSDESVIFNLIFLDPPYMKNMIPKAIDIIDDKNLLHRDGLIVTKIDSDEEIYQGNGKIDLIDFRKYGNTTVCFYRYKED; from the coding sequence ATGCGAATAATTGCTGGTCTTGCAAAGGGAAGAAAATTATTATCACCTGAAGGCATGGAAACAAGACCAACCTTAGATAGAATAAAGGAGTCAATGTTTAGCATAATCCAAAATGATGTACCTTATGCTGTGGTTTTGGATGTATTTGCAGGTACAGGAAGTCTTGGTTTGGAAGCTGCAAGTCGTGGTGCAAAGCAGTGCTATTTGGTTGATAAAAGTCCTATAACCTTTCCTATTTTAGAGAAAAATGTAGAAACTTTAAAATTTGAGAATATTTGTAAATGCTTAAATATGGATTCCTATAAGGCATTATATAAATTATCAGATGAGAGTGTTATATTTAATTTAATATTTCTAGATCCTCCTTATATGAAAAATATGATTCCAAAAGCTATAGATATTATTGATGATAAAAATTTGTTACATAGAGATGGATTAATTGTAACTAAAATTGATTCCGATGAGGAAATATATCAAGGGAATGGGAAAATAGATTTAATAGATTTTAGAAAGTATGGTAATACAACTGTGTGTTTTTACAGATATAAGGAGGACTAA
- the pta gene encoding phosphate acetyltransferase, producing MEIMESIWEMAKGDKKRIILAEGEEKRNLQACDKILKNGLANIVLVGNKEKIAESSKQLGIDVSGAEIVDPNTSDLTEGYAKEFYELRKKKGMTLEKAEKMVRDPLYFATMAIKMGYVDGMVSGAIHTTGDLLRPGLQIVKTAPGVKIVSGFFVMMVPDCKYGESGLLLFADCAVNPNPTAEELAAIAITTAETAKKLCNLDPKVAMLSFSTMGSAKGELVEKVQKATAIAKEMRTDIDIDGELQLDAAIEEEVAKLKAPGSSVAGKANVLVFPDLQTGNIGYKLVQRFAKAKAIGPICQGFAKPINDLSRGCSADDIVNVVAMTAVQAQKGI from the coding sequence ATGGAAATAATGGAATCAATATGGGAAATGGCAAAAGGTGACAAAAAAAGAATTATTTTGGCTGAAGGTGAAGAAAAAAGAAATTTACAGGCATGTGATAAAATATTAAAAAATGGACTAGCAAACATTGTTTTAGTTGGGAATAAGGAAAAAATAGCAGAAAGTTCAAAGCAATTGGGGATAGACGTTAGTGGAGCTGAGATAGTAGATCCTAACACTTCAGATTTAACAGAGGGATACGCAAAAGAATTCTATGAACTTAGAAAAAAGAAGGGCATGACTTTAGAAAAAGCTGAAAAAATGGTAAGAGATCCTTTATATTTTGCAACTATGGCAATTAAGATGGGATATGTTGATGGTATGGTTTCTGGTGCAATTCATACTACTGGAGATCTTTTAAGACCAGGTTTACAAATTGTAAAAACTGCTCCAGGAGTAAAAATTGTATCAGGATTTTTTGTTATGATGGTACCAGATTGTAAGTATGGAGAAAGTGGATTGCTTTTATTTGCAGATTGCGCAGTAAACCCAAATCCAACTGCTGAAGAACTTGCAGCTATTGCCATAACTACTGCTGAAACAGCTAAAAAATTATGTAATCTTGATCCAAAGGTTGCTATGCTTTCCTTCTCTACTATGGGAAGTGCAAAGGGAGAACTTGTAGAAAAAGTACAAAAAGCAACTGCAATAGCTAAGGAAATGAGAACTGATATTGATATTGATGGTGAGCTTCAATTAGATGCTGCTATTGAAGAAGAAGTAGCTAAGTTAAAGGCACCAGGAAGTAGTGTAGCTGGTAAGGCTAATGTTTTAGTATTCCCTGATCTACAGACAGGTAATATTGGATATAAATTAGTACAGAGATTTGCAAAGGCAAAGGCAATAGGACCTATATGTCAGGGCTTTGCAAAACCTATAAATGATTTATCTAGAGGATGTAGTGCAGATGATATAGTTAATGTGGTAGCAATGACTGCAGTTCAAGCACAAAAGGGGATTTAA
- a CDS encoding nucleotidyltransferase, which yields MKVSAIVAEYNPMHNGHVFHINKTREITNCDGLIGVLSGNFVQRGQPALLDKWTRAKLAVLNGIDLVIELPAIYSISSAEFFSYGAISLLNSLKIVDSLCFGSESGDLKLIYYLSNILQNPPSEYSHLLKEYISLGLPYFTARSKALLKFISKDIDINFINSIEAMLSSSNNILAIEYCKSLIRLNSSIKAVTIKREGDNYNSQKITSKFPSATAIREKIENKSELDILNYFLPKSVYQELSSLLYNNYDFTFLKNIFEFLKYKCITGPNNLNKIPDANEGLNNKIYKSIINCKDFDELMTNIKSKRYSYTRLSRILCQYFIGFENYQTEILRKSPCPYARVLAFNNRGIEILRYIKNNSTIPVYLKLPKYKVSCECLKLDILSTNAYSIINKNVKPLSDYLNSPLIIRK from the coding sequence TTGAAAGTTTCGGCAATAGTAGCAGAATACAATCCAATGCATAATGGTCACGTTTTCCATATAAATAAAACAAGAGAAATAACAAATTGTGACGGGCTCATAGGAGTACTTAGCGGAAATTTTGTTCAACGTGGCCAACCTGCGCTGTTAGATAAATGGACTCGTGCAAAATTAGCAGTTTTAAACGGCATAGATTTGGTAATAGAATTACCTGCTATATACAGCATTTCTTCAGCAGAATTCTTTTCCTACGGAGCAATAAGTCTACTAAATAGTTTAAAAATAGTAGATTCATTATGCTTTGGTAGTGAGTCTGGAGATTTAAAATTAATTTACTATCTATCAAATATACTACAAAATCCACCTAGTGAATACTCTCATTTATTAAAAGAATATATTTCCTTAGGATTGCCTTATTTTACTGCTAGAAGTAAGGCCTTATTAAAATTTATATCCAAGGATATAGATATAAATTTCATAAATTCTATAGAAGCTATGCTTTCTAGCTCTAACAATATTTTAGCAATTGAATATTGTAAAAGTTTAATACGATTAAATAGTTCTATTAAAGCTGTTACTATAAAAAGAGAGGGCGATAACTATAACTCACAAAAAATAACCTCTAAATTTCCTAGTGCAACTGCCATAAGAGAAAAAATAGAAAACAAAAGTGAATTAGATATTTTGAATTATTTTTTACCAAAATCAGTTTATCAGGAATTATCATCTCTGTTATATAACAATTATGATTTTACTTTTTTGAAAAATATATTTGAATTTTTAAAGTATAAATGTATTACAGGTCCCAATAATTTAAATAAAATTCCTGATGCCAATGAGGGCCTTAATAATAAAATTTATAAATCAATTATTAATTGCAAAGACTTTGATGAACTCATGACTAATATAAAAAGTAAAAGATACTCTTACACAAGATTAAGCAGAATTTTATGTCAATATTTTATTGGCTTTGAAAATTACCAAACAGAAATTCTAAGAAAATCTCCCTGCCCCTATGCAAGGGTACTTGCTTTTAACAATAGAGGAATAGAAATTTTAAGATATATTAAAAATAATTCAACTATTCCTGTATACCTAAAGCTTCCCAAATACAAGGTTAGCTGTGAATGCTTAAAATTGGATATACTTTCAACTAATGCCTACAGTATTATAAATAAGAATGTAAAACCCTTATCCGATTATTTAAATAGTCCTTTAATAATCAGAAAATAA